A region of Deltaproteobacteria bacterium DNA encodes the following proteins:
- a CDS encoding SDR family oxidoreductase, protein MAGDMTGRVCVVTGANTGIGAATARTLAARGARVVLACRSEERARPVIDAIRATAGDDRVDFVRLDLGDLADVRRAARELLDRGHPIHVLVNNAGVAGQRGATRDGFELAFGVNHLGHFLWTSLLMDRLRASAPARVVNVSSKSHFDARGIDWDAVRRPTATFTGLREYAVSKLANVLFTAEFARRHRDAGVTAYALHPGVIATDVWRRVPWPARAAIKAFMKSPEQGARTTLYCASDPEVAGESGFYYDDCRRRSPSAVARDPALAAELWRRSAQWTGVA, encoded by the coding sequence ATGGCGGGCGACATGACCGGGCGCGTGTGCGTCGTGACGGGCGCGAACACCGGGATCGGCGCGGCGACGGCGCGGACGTTGGCGGCGCGCGGCGCGCGCGTCGTGCTCGCGTGCCGCTCGGAGGAGCGAGCGCGGCCGGTGATCGACGCGATCCGCGCGACCGCAGGCGACGACCGCGTCGATTTCGTGCGGCTCGACCTCGGCGACCTCGCCGACGTGCGCCGCGCGGCGCGCGAGCTGCTCGACCGCGGCCACCCGATTCACGTCCTCGTCAACAACGCCGGCGTCGCGGGCCAGCGGGGCGCGACGCGCGACGGCTTCGAACTCGCGTTCGGCGTCAACCACCTGGGTCACTTCTTGTGGACCTCGCTGCTGATGGACCGCCTGCGCGCCAGCGCCCCCGCCCGCGTCGTCAACGTGTCGAGCAAGTCGCACTTCGACGCGCGCGGCATCGACTGGGATGCGGTGCGCCGGCCGACGGCCACGTTCACCGGCCTGCGCGAATACGCGGTGAGCAAGCTGGCGAACGTGCTGTTCACCGCCGAGTTCGCGCGCCGGCACCGCGACGCGGGCGTCACCGCGTACGCGTTGCACCCGGGCGTGATCGCGACCGACGTGTGGCGGCGCGTGCCCTGGCCGGCCCGCGCCGCGATCAAGGCGTTCATGAAGTCGCCCGAACAGGGCGCGCGCACGACGCTGTACTGCGCGTCCGATCCGGAGGTCGCCGGCGAGTCCGGGTTCTACTACGACGACTGCCGGCGGCGGTCGCCGAGCGCCGTGGCCCGCGATCCGGCGCTGGCCGCCGAGCTGTGGCGGCGCAGCGCGCAGTGGACCGGGGTCGCGTAG
- a CDS encoding WYL domain-containing protein has protein sequence MSARLSARVRDALNLIAFVRQRGGRAHVRDIKQELGLAAARVRELIETATMAGRAPFGPDDLIDAYIERDWVHVDIALDFGRPIRLSRSEALALAIAMRALMGGGDLGHAAARALDKLRAAMSAGARDAVDAAETRVAFEGDDAGIAGRVARLRDAQRRCRAVDIEYYTASRDAMTRRRVRPYALIQHLGQWYLVGRDSLRRDVRMFKVERIKSVAVTDEAFDVPSGFKVERYRRSGKLLVGRVDEARVRFTGRAARVVREEWPPDSVEDAADGAVVGRLHFAALEGVADWLLAHGGDAEVLEPPELREAVARRARQALALYGDGA, from the coding sequence GTGAGTGCGCGGCTCAGCGCGCGGGTGCGCGACGCGCTCAACTTGATCGCGTTCGTTCGCCAGCGCGGCGGGCGCGCACACGTGCGCGACATCAAACAGGAGCTGGGGCTGGCGGCCGCGCGCGTGCGCGAGTTGATCGAGACGGCGACGATGGCCGGGCGCGCGCCGTTCGGCCCCGACGATCTGATCGACGCGTACATCGAGCGGGACTGGGTTCACGTGGACATCGCGCTCGACTTCGGCCGGCCGATCCGGCTCAGCCGCAGCGAGGCGCTCGCCCTCGCGATCGCGATGCGCGCGCTGATGGGCGGCGGCGACCTCGGGCACGCTGCGGCGCGCGCACTCGACAAGCTGCGCGCCGCCATGTCCGCCGGCGCGCGCGACGCCGTCGACGCCGCCGAGACGCGCGTCGCGTTCGAAGGAGATGACGCCGGGATCGCCGGCCGGGTCGCGCGGCTGCGGGACGCCCAGCGGCGCTGCCGCGCGGTCGACATCGAGTACTACACGGCGAGCCGGGACGCCATGACGCGCCGCCGCGTGCGGCCCTACGCGCTGATCCAGCACCTCGGCCAGTGGTATCTCGTCGGTCGGGACAGCCTGCGCCGCGACGTGCGCATGTTCAAAGTCGAGCGGATCAAGAGCGTGGCCGTCACCGACGAGGCATTCGACGTGCCGTCCGGGTTCAAGGTCGAACGCTACCGCCGGTCCGGCAAACTGCTCGTCGGCCGCGTCGACGAGGCGAGGGTGCGGTTCACCGGACGGGCCGCGCGGGTGGTGCGCGAGGAATGGCCGCCGGACTCGGTCGAGGACGCCGCCGACGGAGCGGTCGTCGGCAGGCTGCACTTCGCGGCGCTCGAGGGCGTGGCCGACTGGCTGCTGGCGCACGGCGGCGACGCGGAAGTCCTCGAGCCGCCCGAGCTGCGCGAAGCGGTGGCCCGGCGCGCGCGCCAGGCGCTGGCGCTGTACGGCGACGGCGCCTGA
- a CDS encoding WYL domain-containing protein, which yields MQPSQSVRCARRARPRAPTTGGTPGGRPAASWGRMSIGSTWGLRGFTGAGFFARRAPTFGYTADARRPPIGDFSVRSRTCLRPRRRVRSRHQRGGAVDQTERILRLIASLLDAREPVSREEIRSWFPEDYGAVSDAAFERKFSRDKQILVELGLPLRYVDRSDGAGYVIDRRDVFLPEIDFDVDELAALVIAGRGMVRRPEFPYRDDLEAALEKLSMVTADDRRRAAREAAKRVLLNHPAHAPVADLSSRLELAADAVERGRRLRVVYCALYTGEVAERTIDPYALRCWRGRWAVIGYCHLRGEVRQFSLHRMRALSLADPDAEPPEFSVPPEFSLEKWQMQPAWRFRVHPAIRTRVEVRADRAWLAEQALGTPVGPARDGWAAVDLDVTNTDGLVEWALRQGPNVRVVSPASVRDRVVAALRAAAGRGGAAA from the coding sequence ATGCAGCCATCGCAGTCGGTGCGTTGCGCGCGCCGCGCGCGTCCGCGCGCTCCCACAACGGGTGGCACGCCGGGCGGGCGTCCTGCGGCGAGTTGGGGCCGGATGAGCATCGGTTCGACATGGGGCCTCCGTGGTTTCACTGGCGCCGGGTTCTTTGCCCGACGTGCGCCCACATTCGGCTACACGGCGGACGCGCGACGGCCGCCGATCGGTGATTTCTCTGTGCGTTCGCGAACTTGTCTGCGCCCGCGGCGGCGCGTACGATCGCGGCATCAGCGGGGTGGGGCCGTGGATCAAACCGAGCGCATCCTGAGGCTGATCGCCTCGTTGCTCGACGCGCGCGAACCGGTGTCGCGCGAGGAAATTCGCAGTTGGTTCCCAGAGGACTACGGCGCGGTGTCGGACGCGGCGTTCGAGCGCAAGTTCTCCCGCGACAAGCAGATCCTGGTCGAACTCGGCCTGCCGCTTCGCTACGTCGACCGCAGCGACGGCGCGGGCTACGTCATCGATCGGCGCGACGTGTTTTTGCCGGAGATCGACTTCGACGTGGACGAACTCGCCGCGCTCGTCATCGCCGGCCGGGGAATGGTTCGCCGGCCGGAGTTCCCGTATCGGGACGACCTCGAGGCGGCGCTCGAGAAGCTGTCGATGGTCACGGCGGACGACCGCCGGCGCGCGGCGCGCGAAGCGGCCAAACGGGTGCTGTTGAACCACCCGGCCCACGCGCCGGTCGCCGACCTGTCGAGCCGCCTCGAGCTGGCCGCGGACGCGGTGGAGCGCGGCCGCCGGTTGCGGGTCGTCTACTGCGCCCTGTACACCGGTGAGGTGGCCGAGCGCACGATCGACCCGTATGCGCTGCGCTGCTGGCGCGGGCGGTGGGCGGTGATCGGCTATTGCCATCTGCGCGGCGAGGTTCGCCAGTTCTCGCTCCATCGCATGCGCGCGCTGTCGCTCGCCGATCCGGACGCGGAGCCGCCCGAGTTCTCGGTGCCGCCCGAGTTCTCGCTCGAAAAGTGGCAGATGCAACCCGCGTGGAGGTTTCGCGTCCATCCGGCGATTCGCACGCGCGTCGAGGTGCGCGCGGATCGCGCGTGGCTGGCCGAGCAGGCGCTCGGCACGCCGGTCGGCCCCGCGCGCGACGGGTGGGCGGCCGTCGACCTGGACGTGACCAACACCGACGGCCTCGTCGAGTGGGCGCTCCGCCAGGGGCCCAACGTGCGCGTCGTGTCGCCGGCGTCGGTGCGCGACCGGGTCGTGGCCGCGCTGCGGGCGGCGGCCGGTCGCGGGGGGGCGGCGGCGTGA
- a CDS encoding FHA domain-containing protein, with protein MRDLFVTHFAALRDTCGRLPAAGVAIVAIDETHDRIAGAVCVEATPTRPNAAIVGRHSRADLYLPDDPTVALRHLAIIVPPLLSSLDATGIRYRVVDLRTGIGFGTERDPVLHSITADGPACVRVAGYALFCLPAGEAADWPDDPDAAWERFPACRYVTARPLPEGLPAVRRPPRGTPAGRRGSPRDTLVVVGRGPFEARRADVLGGGPPVGELVVEHRGGGRERLLVGDTAAAAGILLGRYPRCDVDLLRAFDDESVSRVHLLVVRVGDRMVAIDTASTNGTWPVDADGACGSGDGTPPRVVDLTPSRTLELGRGHVAVAWNTDARAA; from the coding sequence GTGCGTGACCTGTTCGTCACGCACTTCGCGGCGCTGCGCGATACGTGCGGCCGCCTTCCGGCCGCCGGTGTCGCGATCGTCGCGATCGACGAGACGCACGACCGCATCGCAGGCGCGGTCTGTGTCGAGGCGACGCCCACGCGGCCGAACGCGGCGATCGTCGGCCGGCACAGCCGCGCCGACCTGTACTTGCCGGATGACCCGACGGTCGCGTTGCGCCACCTCGCCATCATCGTGCCGCCGTTGCTGTCGTCACTCGACGCGACCGGCATTCGATATCGCGTGGTCGACCTGCGCACCGGCATCGGCTTCGGCACCGAGCGAGACCCGGTGCTGCACTCGATCACGGCCGACGGCCCGGCGTGCGTGCGCGTCGCGGGCTACGCGCTGTTCTGCCTGCCCGCCGGAGAAGCCGCGGACTGGCCAGACGACCCCGATGCGGCATGGGAACGGTTTCCCGCGTGCCGCTACGTGACCGCCCGCCCGCTGCCGGAGGGGCTGCCGGCCGTGCGGCGGCCGCCGCGCGGAACGCCCGCCGGTCGTCGAGGCAGCCCGCGGGACACGCTCGTCGTCGTCGGTCGCGGCCCCTTCGAGGCGCGTCGCGCGGACGTCCTCGGCGGCGGCCCCCCGGTAGGAGAGCTCGTCGTCGAGCACCGCGGCGGCGGGCGCGAGCGGCTGCTCGTGGGCGACACGGCCGCGGCCGCAGGGATCCTGCTCGGCCGCTACCCCCGCTGCGACGTCGATCTGCTGCGCGCATTCGACGACGAAAGCGTGTCGCGGGTCCATCTGCTGGTGGTTCGCGTCGGCGATCGCATGGTTGCGATCGATACGGCGAGCACGAACGGCACGTGGCCGGTCGACGCCGACGGGGCCTGTGGTTCCGGCGATGGGACGCCTCCGCGCGTCGTCGACCTGACGCCGTCGCGCACGCTCGAACTCGGCAGGGGGCACGTCGCCGTCGCGTGGAACACCGACGCCCGCGCCGCGTGA